From Qingrenia yutianensis, the proteins below share one genomic window:
- a CDS encoding polysaccharide deacetylase family protein encodes MFKKVLLILGLCLALAFSNVFAVSDTDVPILLYHNIAENYNAEDNLLHITPERFKEHMQALNNAGYTSISYKDYQNYVKGLGEIPEKSIIVAFDDGYLSNYTYAFPILKEFGMKAAIFIVTGSVDNDKTVYPHFGYAQAKEMLDSGLIEIGSHTHSHRSFKDLSYEETVTELRKSKYLIEQNLGINCNLLAYPYGFDNDWTTNEAIKAGYEVVNIVGDTGTNRRSDGLYTLKRLTVSGHLTPDELIAMIEENRAK; translated from the coding sequence ATGTTTAAAAAAGTTTTGCTCATCTTGGGTTTATGCTTGGCACTCGCTTTTTCAAACGTGTTTGCCGTCTCAGACACCGATGTGCCTATACTTTTGTATCACAACATCGCGGAAAACTACAATGCAGAGGACAATCTTCTGCACATCACGCCCGAACGGTTTAAAGAGCATATGCAGGCGCTCAATAATGCGGGATATACGTCAATTTCGTACAAGGACTATCAAAATTACGTCAAAGGACTCGGCGAAATTCCCGAAAAGAGCATTATCGTTGCTTTTGACGACGGCTATTTGAGCAACTACACATACGCGTTTCCGATTTTAAAGGAATTCGGTATGAAAGCGGCAATTTTTATCGTCACGGGTTCGGTAGACAACGACAAAACGGTTTATCCGCACTTCGGATATGCACAGGCTAAGGAAATGCTTGACTCGGGACTTATCGAAATAGGCAGTCACACACATTCGCACCGAAGCTTTAAAGACCTTTCGTATGAAGAAACGGTTACCGAGCTTAGAAAATCCAAATATCTTATCGAACAGAATTTGGGAATAAACTGCAATCTTTTGGCATATCCGTACGGTTTTGACAACGACTGGACGACAAACGAGGCGATAAAAGCAGGCTACGAGGTTGTAAATATCGTGGGCGATACCGGCACAAACCGCCGTTCCGACGGGCTTTACACGCTCAAACGTCTTACCGTTTCGGGGCATCTTACTCCCGACGAGCTTATCGCTATGATAGAAGAAAACAGAGCAAAATAA
- a CDS encoding PPC domain-containing DNA-binding protein, producing the protein MEYFVCDDTVVVRIKRGEEVLSELEKLCEKLKITAATVEGIGAADKITVGLYSVEKKEYFKKTFEGDFEITSLLGNITTKDKKPYLHLHINFADSELKTFGGHLNECKICATAEIFIKSLPCKLKRFHDEETGLNLFLPKA; encoded by the coding sequence ATGGAATATTTTGTTTGTGACGACACCGTTGTTGTACGAATTAAACGCGGAGAAGAAGTACTCTCAGAGCTCGAAAAACTTTGCGAAAAGCTCAAAATCACCGCCGCAACGGTTGAAGGAATAGGCGCGGCGGATAAAATCACCGTCGGACTTTACAGCGTTGAAAAAAAGGAGTATTTCAAAAAAACGTTTGAGGGCGATTTTGAAATTACCTCACTTCTCGGAAACATAACAACAAAAGACAAAAAACCCTATCTTCACCTGCACATAAACTTTGCCGACAGCGAATTGAAAACTTTCGGCGGACATCTTAACGAGTGCAAAATATGCGCAACGGCTGAAATTTTCATAAAATCTCTGCCGTGCAAATTAAAAAGATTTCACGACGAGGAAACGGGATTAAATCTGTTTCTGCCGAAAGCTTAA